The following are encoded together in the Oceanobacillus zhaokaii genome:
- a CDS encoding H-type small acid-soluble spore protein translates to MDKQRAQEIVESIAMINVNYHGIPVFIKAVQDGNETATIFPLDSMNHEQIVDLEGLEENQLF, encoded by the coding sequence ATGGATAAGCAGCGTGCACAAGAAATTGTCGAATCAATTGCGATGATTAACGTTAATTATCATGGAATCCCCGTTTTTATCAAAGCCGTACAGGATGGAAACGAAACAGCAACCATCTTTCCACTTGATTCAATGAATCACGAGCAAATTGTCGACTTAGAAGGTCTTGAGGAAAACCAGCTATTTTAG
- a CDS encoding PucR family transcriptional regulator, protein MIHSQLRNEVISEMFKDTFDSPDLLAERIGEALECPITIEDSKHGIISYSKHKQDIDEVRIATIMSRKVPDNIINSLWKSGVMTELFESDEPVIVPAIKEVGLGNRVAVSIRKNNKILGFIWAHTSDSFLDEEKLYILKKSAQIVKNQLLQKRIKKVKEEENHQEFFWRLLTGQLNEKEVIVEQAKEYGIELYGRQAITVLEFDLEISETVEKHINYLLETLHRIHVVCRLIDQNQLILLIRLNDNNDSTMILNQFLKHFIQKLRLRLPTANVRGSSGAIYMNPEYIKDSYHQALKVLTLKDKFPKELQLISSYQELGIYQFIDELQKKQTRENYQNRSIEKLKHYDQQNNTELLETLKVYLEFDSNVREAASSIHVHTNTLNYRIKRIIDITGIDLKDTNQKVCLYLDLQLEKLKKKSL, encoded by the coding sequence TTGATTCATTCACAACTCCGTAATGAAGTTATTTCTGAGATGTTCAAAGATACTTTTGATTCCCCAGATCTTTTAGCAGAACGAATTGGTGAGGCGCTTGAATGTCCTATTACAATTGAAGATTCTAAACATGGCATTATATCCTACAGCAAGCATAAACAAGACATCGATGAGGTTAGAATTGCTACTATTATGAGTAGGAAAGTACCAGATAATATTATTAACAGTCTTTGGAAGAGTGGCGTGATGACCGAACTATTCGAAAGCGACGAACCAGTTATTGTTCCTGCGATAAAAGAGGTCGGTCTTGGTAATCGAGTTGCGGTCTCTATACGAAAAAATAATAAAATACTAGGATTTATTTGGGCACATACTAGTGATAGTTTTCTTGATGAAGAAAAGTTATATATTCTAAAAAAGTCTGCGCAAATTGTTAAGAACCAGCTGCTTCAGAAGCGTATAAAGAAGGTAAAAGAAGAGGAAAATCATCAGGAGTTCTTTTGGCGACTTTTGACGGGTCAACTTAATGAGAAGGAAGTAATAGTTGAGCAAGCTAAAGAGTATGGCATCGAACTTTATGGAAGACAAGCTATTACAGTACTTGAATTTGATTTAGAAATAAGTGAAACAGTTGAAAAGCATATCAATTATTTATTAGAAACCTTACATCGGATTCACGTAGTTTGCCGGTTAATTGACCAAAACCAACTGATATTACTAATAAGACTTAATGACAATAATGATTCAACAATGATTCTAAATCAGTTTCTGAAGCACTTCATCCAAAAGTTGCGTTTACGATTGCCAACTGCCAATGTAAGAGGTTCTAGTGGAGCGATTTATATGAATCCAGAATATATTAAAGATAGCTACCATCAAGCGTTAAAGGTGTTAACACTCAAGGATAAGTTTCCAAAGGAATTACAATTAATTTCTAGTTATCAAGAGTTAGGCATTTATCAGTTTATAGATGAACTTCAAAAAAAGCAGACTCGAGAAAATTACCAAAATCGATCGATTGAAAAGTTAAAGCATTATGATCAACAGAATAATACAGAATTATTAGAAACACTTAAGGTTTATTTGGAATTTGACAGTAATGTGCGTGAAGCAGCAAGTTCTATCCACGTTCACACGAATACATTAAACTATCGGATAAAGCGGATTATCGATATTACCGGCATTGACCTAAAAGACACAAATCAAAAAGTGTGTTTATATCTTGATTTGCAATTGGAAAAGCTAAAGAAAAAGAGTTTGTAG
- a CDS encoding CotG/ExsB N-terminal domain-containing protein, producing the protein MKGYSEEDIRRAVEEVIAAGMENFLYQEPFSTKCSRQSNRNVSGKHNKNLDNK; encoded by the coding sequence TTGAAAGGCTACAGTGAAGAAGATATCCGCCGTGCAGTTGAAGAAGTAATCGCTGCAGGAATGGAAAATTTTCTATACCAAGAGCCATTTTCTACAAAATGCTCAAGGCAGTCTAATAGAAATGTTTCAGGAAAGCATAATAAGAATCTAGATAATAAATAG
- a CDS encoding NADPH-dependent FMN reductase, with protein sequence MLKIGIINGSVRQGRNSDAVSNWVFDFATKRNDADVEYELVNLADYQLPLMGAVIPEVIQAESEAAIKAWSEKNASFDGYIVIAPEYNHAVGGALKNATDYLKPEVANKAIGFVGYGSLGGARAIENLRLIAGELSLADVQTATTFSLMADFENMSVFKPADYHAANANGMLDQVIAWSRVLKTVR encoded by the coding sequence ATGTTGAAAATAGGTATTATTAACGGAAGTGTACGTCAAGGTCGTAACTCAGATGCGGTATCTAATTGGGTGTTTGATTTCGCTACAAAACGTAACGATGCAGACGTAGAATATGAATTAGTAAATCTTGCTGATTACCAATTACCATTAATGGGAGCTGTTATTCCAGAAGTAATCCAAGCAGAATCAGAAGCAGCAATCAAAGCATGGTCTGAAAAGAATGCATCATTTGATGGTTACATCGTAATTGCTCCTGAATACAATCATGCAGTTGGTGGGGCACTTAAAAATGCTACAGACTACTTGAAACCAGAAGTTGCTAACAAAGCAATTGGTTTTGTAGGATATGGTAGCTTAGGTGGCGCACGTGCAATTGAAAACCTTCGTCTAATCGCTGGTGAATTATCTCTTGCAGACGTACAAACAGCAACTACATTTTCATTAATGGCTGATTTCGAAAACATGAGCGTATTCAAACCTGCTGATTATCATGCAGCAAATGCAAATGGTATGCTTGATCAAGTTATCGCTTGGAGCCGTGTATTAAAAACTGTACGATAA
- a CDS encoding alanine/glycine:cation symporter family protein, protein MLDILNKINGFLWGAPSLILLLGTGLFFTIILKGLQFKKLGYAFKLAFTKDKEDAAADGDVSNFKALMTSLAGMIGNGNIAGVATAVTLGGPGAIFWMWIAGLLGMVTKYAEALLAQVYRVKNEKGEYSSGPMYYIERGLGKRWKPLGIAFAIFAAFAALGTGNGVQANTIADVMDNSFHVTGWVTGVLLVLLTGLIIFGGLKRISNVAGVFVPIMAILYIGGSLIIIAMNYDKIIPAFGLIFQYAFTPVSAAGGFSGAIVSQAIQHGVSKGIFSNEAGLGTIALIAGNAKTTHPVKQALVAMTGTFIVTIIVCTMTGLVLVITGFWDPSGGLLSGVTHNPNLEGGALTSAAFGSTLGVTGEYIVSVSVVFFGFSTIIGWYVYGAKCFEYLFGVKYVAIYGILYLAATYIGSIADLSVIWAFADTTNALMIIPNLIGLLLLFKVVRRETQNYFANPIEKLHIAKKA, encoded by the coding sequence GTGTTAGATATTTTGAACAAAATTAATGGGTTTCTCTGGGGCGCACCTAGTCTAATTTTACTTCTCGGAACTGGTCTGTTTTTTACAATCATATTAAAGGGACTTCAGTTCAAAAAATTAGGCTATGCTTTCAAACTAGCATTTACTAAGGATAAGGAAGATGCTGCAGCAGATGGGGATGTCAGTAACTTTAAGGCACTGATGACATCACTTGCCGGTATGATTGGTAATGGAAACATCGCTGGTGTGGCCACAGCTGTTACGCTTGGTGGTCCTGGGGCGATCTTTTGGATGTGGATTGCCGGTCTACTTGGTATGGTGACAAAATACGCTGAAGCCCTACTTGCGCAAGTATATCGTGTAAAAAATGAGAAAGGTGAATATTCCAGCGGGCCAATGTATTATATTGAGCGTGGCCTGGGTAAAAGGTGGAAACCTCTTGGTATCGCTTTTGCCATTTTCGCAGCATTTGCTGCATTAGGAACAGGTAATGGGGTACAGGCGAATACGATTGCTGATGTAATGGATAACAGTTTTCATGTAACTGGCTGGGTTACTGGTGTACTTCTCGTGTTACTGACAGGCTTGATTATATTTGGTGGCCTGAAACGTATCAGTAATGTAGCCGGAGTGTTTGTACCTATCATGGCTATTTTATATATTGGTGGTTCATTAATAATTATAGCTATGAATTACGATAAAATTATTCCGGCCTTTGGACTAATTTTTCAATACGCATTTACTCCTGTATCTGCAGCAGGCGGATTTTCCGGTGCTATTGTTAGTCAAGCAATCCAGCACGGAGTTTCGAAAGGGATTTTTTCCAATGAGGCAGGTCTTGGTACCATTGCACTGATTGCGGGTAACGCAAAGACAACCCATCCGGTAAAACAAGCGCTTGTTGCGATGACAGGTACATTTATTGTTACTATTATCGTTTGTACCATGACAGGACTTGTCCTTGTTATAACTGGCTTCTGGGATCCATCCGGGGGACTTCTCTCAGGTGTAACCCATAATCCTAACCTTGAAGGTGGTGCCTTAACTAGTGCCGCATTCGGCTCGACACTCGGAGTTACTGGCGAATATATTGTTTCCGTTTCCGTAGTATTTTTCGGATTTTCTACAATTATTGGCTGGTATGTCTACGGTGCAAAATGTTTTGAGTATTTATTCGGGGTGAAGTATGTTGCTATTTACGGCATTCTTTATCTTGCTGCTACCTATATTGGTTCCATAGCCGACTTATCAGTAATCTGGGCTTTTGCCGATACAACAAACGCACTTATGATTATTCCGAACTTAATTGGTCTGTTGCTGTTATTTAAAGTAGTTAGAAGGGAAACCCAAAACTACTTCGCTAATCCAATTGAAAAGCTGCACATTGCAAAAAAGGCATAA
- a CDS encoding NADPH-dependent FMN reductase yields the protein MGFLDKLFGKSNKEEQKVSNLKIGIVLGSVREGRNAEAVTNYVYDFATKRNDNVDYEIVDLAEYKLPLMGAALLESEQADAQNRIKAWSDKMASFDGYIFVAPEYNHAVGGALKNATDYLKPEVANKVAGFVGYGSLGGTRAHENLRLILAELQVADVRTAVTFSLITDFENMSVFKPAAYHEANINQMLDEVKSWGTAFKSLRA from the coding sequence ATGGGTTTTTTAGATAAATTATTTGGTAAGTCCAATAAGGAGGAACAAAAAGTGTCAAACTTAAAAATTGGGATTGTTTTAGGTAGTGTCCGTGAAGGTCGTAACGCAGAAGCTGTTACAAACTATGTATATGATTTTGCAACAAAACGCAATGATAATGTAGATTATGAAATCGTTGATCTTGCTGAATATAAATTACCATTAATGGGTGCAGCATTATTAGAATCAGAGCAAGCAGATGCACAAAATCGCATCAAAGCATGGTCAGATAAAATGGCATCATTCGATGGTTACATTTTTGTAGCACCAGAATATAACCATGCAGTAGGTGGCGCACTTAAAAATGCAACAGATTACTTGAAACCAGAAGTAGCGAATAAAGTAGCAGGATTCGTAGGGTATGGTAGCTTAGGTGGTACTCGTGCACATGAAAACTTACGTCTAATCCTAGCTGAACTTCAAGTTGCCGACGTTCGTACAGCTGTTACATTCTCACTTATTACTGATTTCGAAAACATGAGTGTATTCAAACCTGCAGCATACCATGAAGCAAATATTAATCAAATGCTTGATGAAGTTAAATCATGGGGAACTGCATTTAAATCATTAAGAGCATAA
- the trpB gene encoding tryptophan synthase subunit beta — translation MSNEQRIAEKGYYGEFGGSYIPDGLKKVLAIIAEEFEVSKDDPTFIEEYHYYLKEYVGRENPLTFAENLTRKIGGAKIYLKREDLNHTGAHKINNVIGQILLAKRLGAKRIIAETGAGQHGVATATACAMFNLPCTIYMGKVDTERQALNVFRMELLGAEVVAVDKGEGRLKEAVDVALEDLLANYPDTFYLIGSAVGPYPYPAIVKHFQSVISEESRKQILKKEGKLPTAVVACTGGGSNAIGAFANYIDDKNVRLIGVEPAEAPTLSKGIPAVLHGYRSYTLIDEHGEPLPTDSIAAGLDYPGVGPEHSHLKASGRGEYVMATGKEALEAFQELSKVEGIIPALESAHAVAYALKLAKELTSEDIIIVNLSGRGDKDVDQVYTMIKEK, via the coding sequence ATGAGTAATGAGCAGAGAATAGCAGAAAAAGGTTATTATGGTGAATTTGGCGGGAGTTATATTCCCGATGGCTTGAAAAAAGTATTAGCAATTATTGCAGAAGAGTTTGAAGTTTCCAAGGATGATCCTACCTTCATAGAAGAATACCATTACTATCTGAAAGAATACGTTGGTAGGGAAAATCCTTTAACATTCGCTGAGAATCTTACACGAAAGATTGGTGGAGCAAAAATTTATTTAAAACGTGAAGATTTAAATCATACGGGTGCACATAAAATCAATAATGTCATCGGTCAAATTCTGTTAGCTAAGCGTCTAGGGGCAAAACGTATTATAGCCGAAACCGGCGCGGGTCAGCATGGCGTTGCAACAGCTACAGCATGCGCAATGTTCAACCTTCCATGTACAATCTATATGGGTAAAGTAGATACAGAGAGACAAGCTTTAAATGTATTTCGGATGGAGCTGCTCGGTGCAGAAGTAGTTGCAGTCGATAAAGGTGAGGGAAGATTAAAGGAAGCGGTTGATGTAGCACTTGAAGATCTCCTAGCAAATTATCCAGACACCTTCTATTTAATCGGATCAGCCGTTGGACCTTATCCTTATCCAGCAATTGTAAAACATTTTCAATCCGTCATTAGTGAAGAATCAAGAAAGCAGATTTTAAAAAAAGAAGGGAAGCTTCCTACCGCTGTAGTTGCTTGTACTGGTGGTGGCAGTAATGCGATTGGTGCATTTGCGAATTATATTGATGATAAGAATGTTCGATTGATTGGCGTAGAACCAGCAGAAGCACCAACATTATCAAAGGGAATCCCTGCCGTACTTCACGGTTATCGCTCCTATACGCTTATCGATGAACACGGAGAACCACTGCCTACCGATTCAATCGCTGCGGGATTAGATTACCCGGGTGTCGGACCAGAGCATAGTCATTTAAAAGCAAGTGGACGCGGCGAATATGTAATGGCAACTGGAAAAGAAGCACTCGAGGCATTCCAAGAATTATCAAAGGTTGAAGGAATTATTCCAGCATTAGAGAGTGCACACGCTGTTGCATATGCATTGAAGCTTGCAAAAGAACTTACAAGTGAAGATATTATTATTGTCAACCTTTCTGGCAGAGGCGATAAAGACGTGGATCAAGTATATACGATGATTAAAGAAAAATAA
- a CDS encoding FAD-dependent oxidoreductase — MNINIGSPPIISPIDGINDTDFVYTSTTLQQLKELTEQLEIVGGGYIGLEFASIYANFGSEIKVIDGSETFLPREDREIAEEVQKVLEKKKIQFEFDSRVESITNRDGKVVISYNKKHLF, encoded by the coding sequence TTGAATATTAATATAGGATCACCCCCTATTATTTCACCTATTGACGGGATTAATGATACCGACTTTGTCTATACTTCAACGACCTTGCAACAATTGAAGGAGCTTACCGAACAGCTCGAAATCGTTGGTGGGGGCTATATTGGTTTGGAATTTGCTTCGATTTATGCCAATTTTGGTTCAGAGATCAAAGTAATTGATGGCTCAGAAACGTTTTTACCTAGAGAAGATCGTGAAATCGCGGAGGAAGTACAGAAAGTTCTCGAAAAGAAAAAGATCCAATTTGAATTTGATAGTCGTGTCGAGTCCATAACGAATCGCGATGGGAAAGTAGTTATTTCCTATAATAAAAAGCATTTGTTTTGA
- a CDS encoding MGMT family protein produces MTPFTRRVIHILKQIPAGKVMTYGQVAKAARSPRAARQVVRILHSMSKKHHLPWHRVINAKGQIVIKDDEERMEQKWLLDLEGVEISLSGYVNLEKYQFHYDIQTDENEFDQYSNKD; encoded by the coding sequence ATGACGCCATTTACAAGAAGAGTAATTCACATATTAAAGCAAATACCAGCGGGGAAAGTCATGACTTATGGACAAGTAGCAAAAGCAGCTCGAAGTCCACGAGCAGCGAGGCAGGTTGTACGAATTCTACATTCTATGAGTAAAAAACATCACTTACCTTGGCATCGTGTCATCAATGCGAAAGGACAAATTGTCATCAAGGATGATGAAGAGAGGATGGAACAGAAATGGCTACTGGATTTAGAAGGGGTAGAGATTAGTTTGTCTGGTTATGTCAATTTAGAAAAGTATCAATTTCACTATGATATTCAGACGGATGAAAATGAATTTGACCAATACTCAAACAAGGACTGA
- the safA gene encoding SafA/ExsA family spore coat assembly protein: protein MFKKISKLTMAAVVSITVLLPVSTFAASTYTVKGGDTLWKIAVKTETGVSELINANPQLKNPNLIYPGQQIQLSTNEAYNIEQEVIRLVNVERANAGLPALKYDWELARVANHKSQDMQEKRYFSHTSPTYGSPFTMMQNYGIKYKSAGENIAQGQRTAKEVVNAWMNSSGHRANILNKSYTHIGIGYLETGHYWTQMFIQK from the coding sequence ATGTTTAAGAAAATTAGTAAATTAACGATGGCAGCTGTCGTATCAATTACAGTATTATTACCTGTCTCGACATTTGCAGCGAGCACATATACTGTTAAAGGTGGAGACACCTTGTGGAAAATTGCAGTGAAAACAGAAACAGGAGTAAGTGAACTAATCAACGCTAATCCACAGCTTAAAAATCCAAACCTCATCTATCCTGGACAACAAATTCAGCTCTCAACAAATGAAGCATACAATATAGAGCAGGAGGTTATAAGACTAGTAAATGTTGAAAGAGCTAATGCTGGTTTACCTGCACTTAAATATGATTGGGAGCTTGCTAGAGTTGCCAATCATAAATCTCAGGATATGCAAGAAAAAAGATACTTTAGTCATACAAGCCCGACATATGGTTCACCATTTACCATGATGCAAAATTATGGCATTAAATACAAATCTGCAGGCGAAAACATCGCTCAAGGACAACGAACTGCAAAAGAGGTAGTGAATGCTTGGATGAATAGTTCAGGTCATAGAGCAAACATCCTTAATAAAAGCTATACACATATCGGTATTGGCTATTTAGAAACTGGTCACTACTGGACACAAATGTTTATCCAAAAATAA
- the ald gene encoding alanine dehydrogenase — protein MIIGVPREIKNNENRVAMTPAGVVNLVSAGQEVIIEKGAGLGSSFTDDEYTNSGARIIESASDVWAEADMIMKVKEPLESEYQYFRKGLILFTYLHLANEPELAKALVEHEVTAIAYETVTVGRTLPLLTPMSEVAGRMSVQKGAHYLEKSQGGKGVVLSGIPGVGRGTVTIIGGGVVGANAAKIAVGLGANVNIIDLNPARLRELDDIFGDRVQTLMSNPLNIANAVKESDLVIGSVLIPGRKAPKLVTEEMVKSMQPGSVIVDVAIDQGGNFETVDHPTTHDDPIYEKHGILHYAVANIPGAVPRTATIGLTNVTVPYAVQIAKKGVEEAIKSSEPIKAGVNVLDGKITLKVVAEDLGYEYVSVEDVLATPNH, from the coding sequence ATGATTATAGGGGTACCAAGAGAAATAAAGAATAATGAAAATCGTGTAGCAATGACACCGGCTGGAGTTGTCAATCTTGTCAGTGCTGGTCAAGAGGTAATTATTGAAAAAGGTGCGGGACTAGGAAGCAGCTTCACTGACGACGAGTACACGAATTCAGGCGCAAGAATAATTGAAAGCGCTTCAGATGTTTGGGCAGAAGCAGACATGATAATGAAAGTAAAAGAACCACTTGAGTCTGAATATCAATATTTCCGTAAAGGATTAATCCTATTTACTTATCTTCACCTAGCTAATGAACCAGAACTTGCGAAGGCGTTAGTCGAGCATGAAGTTACAGCGATTGCATATGAAACAGTAACAGTAGGCCGTACATTACCACTTCTTACACCGATGAGTGAGGTTGCTGGTCGGATGTCTGTTCAAAAGGGTGCACATTACTTGGAGAAATCCCAAGGAGGCAAAGGCGTTGTATTAAGTGGCATTCCTGGTGTTGGACGTGGAACAGTTACCATTATTGGTGGTGGCGTAGTTGGGGCCAATGCAGCTAAGATTGCTGTTGGACTAGGTGCTAATGTGAACATCATTGACTTGAACCCTGCACGTTTACGAGAATTAGATGATATCTTTGGCGATAGAGTTCAAACATTAATGTCTAATCCATTAAATATTGCGAATGCTGTGAAGGAATCAGATTTAGTTATTGGATCTGTTTTAATTCCGGGTAGGAAAGCTCCTAAACTTGTAACAGAAGAGATGGTTAAATCGATGCAGCCAGGATCTGTTATTGTTGACGTTGCAATCGACCAAGGTGGTAACTTTGAAACGGTCGACCATCCAACGACACACGATGATCCAATTTATGAAAAACACGGTATATTACATTATGCTGTTGCTAATATTCCAGGCGCTGTACCACGTACGGCAACGATTGGTTTAACGAATGTTACCGTTCCATATGCTGTACAAATCGCGAAAAAGGGTGTAGAAGAAGCGATTAAATCAAGTGAACCAATAAAAGCTGGAGTTAATGTGTTAGATGGTAAGATTACATTAAAGGTAGTAGCAGAAGACCTCGGGTATGAATATGTATCTGTTGAAGATGTATTGGCTACACCTAATCACTAA
- a CDS encoding CotH kinase family protein, which translates to MVNENIPIYNLFINPKSLIDLKKNVWSNKSITGKINIHGKKHDIDVRFRGYYVREFEKKSYHIHFYKPRTWNGAKELHLNAEYKDHSFIRNKLSFDFFSSIGVMTPSADHVFLVLNGKKEGVYLQLESVDEYFFQKRNIPVHSIFYAVDGDANFSLISEYDNGPKRSLEMGYEIKYGLDDECLILQEFIFKANTLLREEFEQEIGNYIDVEKYLLWLAGAVCTQNYDGFVQNYALCRNGEAGLFEILPWDYDGTWGRDVHGEIMEYDYVRIDGFNTLSARMLDVPSFRNLYYTNILQILNHQFTVDFLEPRIQELHTTLRPFVLKDPYKKDYIDQFDREPEFICKFITDRNNYLKSELKELGFN; encoded by the coding sequence TTGGTAAACGAAAATATTCCTATTTATAACTTATTTATTAATCCAAAAAGTCTTATCGATTTAAAGAAGAATGTTTGGTCCAATAAATCTATTACGGGAAAAATAAACATTCATGGAAAAAAACATGACATTGATGTTAGGTTTCGAGGATATTATGTCCGAGAGTTTGAGAAGAAGTCGTATCATATTCATTTTTACAAACCTAGAACATGGAATGGGGCAAAAGAGCTGCATTTAAATGCAGAATATAAAGATCATTCATTCATAAGAAACAAGCTTTCCTTTGATTTTTTCTCTAGTATCGGTGTCATGACCCCCTCTGCTGACCATGTATTTCTCGTTTTAAATGGGAAAAAAGAAGGTGTTTATCTACAATTAGAATCTGTTGATGAGTACTTTTTCCAAAAGAGGAATATTCCGGTACATTCGATTTTCTATGCAGTTGATGGAGATGCTAATTTTTCATTAATTAGTGAATATGATAACGGTCCTAAGAGATCATTAGAAATGGGATATGAAATAAAATATGGATTGGACGATGAATGTTTGATTTTACAGGAATTTATTTTTAAAGCAAATACACTCTTAAGAGAAGAATTTGAACAGGAGATAGGAAATTACATTGATGTTGAAAAGTATTTGCTTTGGCTCGCCGGTGCGGTTTGTACTCAAAATTATGATGGATTTGTTCAGAACTATGCCTTATGCAGGAATGGGGAAGCGGGGTTATTTGAGATTCTCCCATGGGATTATGATGGAACTTGGGGGAGAGATGTTCATGGGGAGATTATGGAATATGATTATGTTCGAATAGATGGTTTTAATACTTTATCAGCAAGAATGCTCGATGTTCCTTCATTTAGGAATTTATATTATACAAACATCCTTCAAATCCTTAACCACCAATTTACAGTCGATTTTTTAGAACCTAGAATACAGGAATTGCATACCACTCTCCGCCCATTTGTTTTAAAAGATCCCTATAAAAAAGATTATATCGACCAATTTGATAGGGAACCGGAATTCATTTGTAAATTTATAACGGATAGGAACAACTATCTAAAGAGTGAGCTGAAAGAGCTTGGATTCAACTAG
- the alr gene encoding alanine racemase, whose translation MNQGSYRDTWAEISLDNIQDNVKTFKNYIHNDVKLMAVVKADGYGHGAVEVAEIAEEAGADYLAVAFLDEAIQLRQAGLTSPILVLGYTKSSAVEDAIKHNITLTVFTSEVVEKIIAVAEERKQVVQVHVKIDSGMNRIGINNKEDAHALVDSIASEYVCLEGIFTHFADADSIDSTYTEQQFSTFIEIVSYLEEQGIEIPIKHCCNSAATIAFPEMHLDMVRVGISLYGLYPSEHLLEKISLKQAMSLKTKAIFIKNVAAGQPISYGCTFTPQEEAIIATMPIGYADGLSRALSSKGAVTIRGEKAPIVGRVCMDQTMIDVTAFDQFHQEDIITIFGEPSEGYISLAEVAEQMNTIHYETACLIGKRVPRVYIHNGKVIKEQGLLKY comes from the coding sequence ATGAACCAAGGAAGTTATCGTGACACATGGGCTGAAATATCATTAGACAATATTCAAGATAACGTGAAAACATTTAAGAACTATATTCATAACGATGTGAAACTAATGGCAGTCGTAAAAGCGGATGGGTACGGCCATGGTGCAGTAGAGGTTGCTGAAATTGCGGAAGAAGCCGGTGCTGACTATTTAGCAGTTGCCTTTCTTGACGAAGCAATTCAACTTCGCCAAGCAGGACTTACGTCACCAATTTTAGTTCTTGGCTATACAAAATCATCCGCTGTAGAGGATGCCATTAAGCATAATATTACTTTAACTGTATTTACTTCGGAGGTCGTTGAGAAAATAATAGCAGTCGCCGAAGAGAGGAAGCAGGTGGTTCAAGTCCATGTAAAGATTGATAGTGGCATGAATCGGATTGGAATTAACAATAAGGAAGATGCGCATGCTTTAGTTGATTCAATAGCTTCAGAATATGTATGTTTAGAAGGTATATTTACTCACTTTGCAGATGCGGACAGCATAGATTCCACCTATACAGAGCAACAATTTTCAACGTTTATTGAGATTGTTTCTTATCTGGAGGAGCAAGGAATTGAAATCCCGATCAAGCATTGCTGCAATAGTGCAGCAACCATTGCTTTTCCGGAGATGCATCTTGATATGGTTAGGGTTGGTATAAGTCTATATGGCCTGTATCCTAGTGAGCATTTGCTGGAAAAGATTTCATTAAAACAAGCGATGAGCTTAAAAACGAAAGCAATCTTTATAAAAAATGTTGCGGCAGGTCAGCCAATAAGTTACGGATGCACCTTCACCCCTCAGGAGGAAGCAATCATTGCAACGATGCCAATCGGCTATGCAGATGGACTCTCAAGGGCGTTATCTAGTAAGGGAGCTGTGACAATTAGAGGAGAGAAAGCACCGATCGTTGGTCGTGTGTGCATGGACCAAACGATGATTGATGTAACTGCATTTGATCAATTTCATCAAGAGGATATTATTACAATTTTCGGTGAACCAAGTGAAGGATATATTTCATTAGCAGAAGTGGCAGAACAAATGAATACTATTCACTATGAAACGGCATGCTTGATTGGTAAGCGGGTACCAAGGGTCTATATTCATAATGGAAAGGTAATCAAGGAACAGGGTTTACTAAAATATTGA